From a single Haloarcula sp. DT43 genomic region:
- a CDS encoding DUF7835 family putative zinc beta-ribbon protein, whose translation MAATNDGVDMAEHCTACDRETPHAVRVQIQTESDEPENAAFSREPYRVSECQICGTTTSTRMNNA comes from the coding sequence ATGGCAGCGACAAACGACGGCGTTGACATGGCAGAACACTGTACGGCGTGTGACCGCGAGACACCACACGCCGTCCGTGTCCAGATACAGACGGAGTCCGACGAACCGGAGAACGCGGCGTTTTCCCGCGAACCGTACCGGGTCAGCGAGTGTCAAATCTGTGGCACGACGACGTCGACGCGGATGAACAACGCCTGA
- a CDS encoding HIT family protein produces MDKVFAPWRIEWVEREETNPDADCVFCAFREDDDDRANNLVARSDRAFVLLNNYPYNPGHAMVIPHDHTGEYGDLDDETLLDHARLKQRTFDALEAALGPDAFNAGLNLGGSAAGGSIDDHLHTHVVPRWEGDTNFMPVVSDTKVVVEAVEDTYDRLHEAFAEQAGTTVVGDDAAVRID; encoded by the coding sequence ATGGACAAGGTGTTCGCGCCGTGGCGCATCGAGTGGGTCGAGCGCGAGGAGACGAACCCCGACGCCGACTGCGTGTTCTGTGCGTTCCGGGAGGACGACGACGACCGGGCGAACAACCTCGTGGCCCGGAGCGACCGCGCGTTCGTCCTCCTGAACAACTACCCGTACAACCCCGGCCACGCGATGGTCATCCCCCACGACCACACCGGCGAGTACGGCGACCTCGACGACGAGACCTTACTCGACCACGCGCGGCTGAAACAGCGGACGTTCGACGCGCTGGAGGCGGCGCTCGGTCCCGACGCCTTCAACGCCGGTCTGAACCTCGGCGGCTCGGCGGCCGGCGGGTCCATCGACGACCACCTCCACACCCACGTCGTGCCGCGCTGGGAGGGCGACACGAACTTCATGCCGGTCGTCAGCGACACGAAGGTCGTCGTCGAGGCCGTCGAAGACACCTACGACCGCCTCCACGAGGCCTTCGCCGAGCAGGCGGGCACGACCGTCGTCGGCGACGACGCCGCGGTCCGAATCGACTGA